The following coding sequences are from one Gossypium raimondii isolate GPD5lz chromosome 4, ASM2569854v1, whole genome shotgun sequence window:
- the LOC105780990 gene encoding peptidyl-prolyl cis-trans isomerase 1: protein MVSNPKVFFEVTIGGEPAGRIVMELFADVTPRTAENFRALCTGEKGVGRSGKPLHYKGSKFHRVIPDFICQGGDFTAGNGTGGESIYGSNFADENFIKKHIGPGVLSMANAGPGTNKSQFFICTTKAEWLDGKHVVFGRVVEGMKVVRDIEKVGSSRGKTTKPVVIADCGQST from the coding sequence ATGGTTTCCAATCCTAAAGTATTCTTCGAAGTGACGATCGGAGGCGAACCGGCTGGTCGGATTGTGATGGAGCTTTTTGCCGATGTTACCCCTCGCACTGCCGAGAACTTCCGTGCACTCTGTACCGGCGAGAAAGGCGTCGGTCGTTCCGGTAAACCACTCCACTACAAAGGCTCGAAGTTCCATCGTGTGATCCCTGATTTTATTTGCCAAGGAGGTGACTTCACAGCTGGAAACGGCACCGGAGGTGAATCTATATACGGATCCAACTTCGCCGACGAGAACTTCATCAAGAAACATATTGGACCCGGCGTACTATCCATGGCGAATGCTGGACCGGGTACTAACAAATCTCAGTTCTTCATCTGCACCACTAAAGCCGAGTGGCTCGATGGAAAGCACGTTGTTTTCGGACGAGTGGTCGAAGGCATGAAGGTGGTTAGAGATATTGAGAAAGTTGGCTCTAGCCGTGGAAAGACTACGAAGCCGGTTGTTATTGCCGATTGTGGACAGAGTActtaa
- the LOC105779915 gene encoding peptidyl-prolyl cis-trans isomerase, producing the protein MASNPKVFFDMTIGGQPAGRIVMELFADVTPRTAENFRALCTGEKGVGRSGKPLHYKGSKFHRVIPDFMCQGGDFTAGNGTGGESIYGSKFADENFIKKHTGPGILSMANAGPGTNGSQFFICTAKTEWLDGMHVVFGQVVEGMDVVKAIEKVGSSSGRTAKPVVIADCGQLC; encoded by the coding sequence atgGCTTCAAATCCCAAGGTTTTCTTCGACATGACGATCGGAGGTCAACCGGCCGGCCGGATCGTGATGGAGCTTTTCGCAGACGTCACTCCTCGTACCGCCGAGAACTTCCGGGCACTCTGTACCGGCGAGAAAGGCGTCGGTCGTTCCGGTAAACCACTCCACTACAAAGGCTCTAAGTTCCACCGCGTGATCCCTGATTTCATGTGCCAAGGAGGTGATTTCACAGCCGGAAACGGAACCGGAGGTGAATCGATATACGGGTCTAAGTTCGCCGACGAGAACTTCATCAAGAAGCACACCGGACCCGGCATACTATCCATGGCGAACGCCGGTCCCGGAACGAATGGATCTCAGTTCTTTATTTGTACCGCTAAGACCGAGTGGCTCGATGGGATGCATGTGGTGTTTGGTCAAGTTGTTGAAGGTATGGATGTGGTTAAAGCCATTGAAAAAGTTGGGTCTAGCAGTGGAAGGACTGCTAAGCCTGTCGTTATTGCAGATTGTGGACAGCTTTGTTaa
- the LOC105779539 gene encoding eukaryotic translation initiation factor 4B3 — MAATVSSPWGKAGAWALDAEEHEAELQQEQESGVDSSTGKLADFPSLSAAAATKTRKKKGQTVSLAEFTHGSAKPSEPTGRTHEDLLVLPTGPRQRSSEELDRNQLGGGFKSYGSNRYNSNGDDSSSNSRWGSSRVSNRDSNREIAPSRADEIDNWASVKKSAPTGNGFGGGFERRDRGFFDSQSKADEVDNWAASKSNKSPNGAPPPRRFGGGFEKRSSFDSLQSRDSPRDLDNWGKKKEEINSAGGGGVRPKLVLQPRTVPVMEECKKDSTVAKPKGANPFGEARPREEVLKEKGKDWKEIDEKLEAMKIKEAVAVTEKERGAKASFGNGHIPADKSWRKSEPVEATADADHQPQSAEESENGHVAEN, encoded by the exons aTGGCGGCAACTGTCTCGTCACCTTGGGGCAAAGCCGGCGCGTGGGCTCTAGACGCCGAAGAGCACGAAGCTGAACTCCAACAAGAACAGGAAAGCGGCGTAGATTCTTCGACCGGAAAGCTCGCCGATTTCCCTTCTTTATCCGCCGCCGCGGCCACCAAAACCAGGAAAAAGAAGGGCCAAACCGTATCTCTTGCTGAATTTACTCACGGTTCGGCTAAGCCGAGCGAGCCGACAGGGCGCACTCATGAGGACCTGCTCGTTCTACCGACCGGTCCTCGCCAGCGTTCCTCCGAGGAGCTCGATCGTAACCAGCTCGGCGGCGGTTTTAAATCGTACGGGTCGAACAGGTACAATTCTAACGGGGATGATTCGTCGAGTAATAGTAGATGGGGATCTTCTAGGGTTTCGAATAGAGATTCGAATAGAGAAATTGCTCCCTCACGCGCTGATGAGATCGATAATTGGGCGTCGGTTAAGAAATCGGCTCCTACCGGGAATGGATTCGGCGGTGGGTTTGAGAGGCGAGATAGAGGGTTTTTCGATTCTCAATCGAAAGCAGATGAAGTAGATAACTGGGCAGCTAGTAAGAGTAATAAAAGCCCTAATGGAGCACCGCCGCCTCGGAGATTTGGTGGGGGTTTTGAGAAAAGAAGCAGTTTCGATTCACTTCAATCCAGGGATTCCCCAAGGGATTTGGATAactggggaaagaaaaaggaagagatCAACAGTGCTGGTGGTGGTGGGGTGAGGCCAAAGCTTGTGCTTCAACCACGTACGGTTCCCGTGATGGAGGAGTGTAAAaaggactcgacggtggccaAGCCCAAAGGGGCAAATCCTTTCGGCGAGGCAAGGCCGAGAGAGGAGGTGTTGAAGGAAAAGGGGAAAGACTGGAAGGAGATCGATGAAAAGCTTGAAGCTATGAAGATTAAAGAGGCAGTAGCTGTTACAGAGAAAGAGAGAGGGGCAAAGGCAAGCTTCGGTAATGGCCATATCCCGGCTGACAAGAGCTGGAGGAAGAGTGAACCTGTTGAAGCTACAGCTGATGCTGATCATCAACCCCAAAG TGCTGAGGAATCGGAGAATGGCCATGTTGCAGAGAATTGA